A DNA window from Acropora palmata chromosome 12, jaAcrPala1.3, whole genome shotgun sequence contains the following coding sequences:
- the LOC141860035 gene encoding uncharacterized protein LOC141860035 isoform X4 yields the protein MDESFLSYFKGYQGTTCSQDNQALPDNFSLSLSAGSRKEYDEFSAHSKTTFKKGFALAIRKLPKQNREKPANNTHAAETPHSSSKSSGVNQ from the exons ATGGATGAATCTTTTTTAAGCTACTTTAAAG GTTATCAGGGAACCACCTGCAGTCAGGACAACCAAGCATTGCCTGATAACTTCTCACTA AGTCTGTCAGCAGGAAGCAGAAAGGAATATGATGAATTTAGCGCTCATAGCAAGACAACGTTTAAGAAG ggTTTTGCACTAGCTATTCGTAAGCTGCCAAAACAGAACAGAGAGAAGCCAGCTAACAATACACATGCAGCAGAAACACCACATAGTTCAAGTAAAAGCTCTGGAG TTAATCAATGA
- the LOC141860032 gene encoding uncharacterized protein LOC141860032 encodes MKGHCQCSVGLSGLCCLVICLLIFLEHYTSHRVKFITLTCTQKIQKWHRKGVTKQTELCHVPLSSFRNVRSSRKTLDSSCAKRKMNFSNDQALTDELVEKSDWSKRDVNEMVSRLKTGIQETGVNVESHIYDQLKKFDVKSGLFQQLHYNYNYRLKNALQDHNYAKDCWYDEQVLKPNFSVNNGDVWHAPLLLDNNITEDLNNEDHQLVTVMLAPAEDQYVPSAPVTKNQPMYEHETVNVYVKQLEGIVEAAKGNLVSEEGENTQEKGTTKENQFELFVSVPPMEEVNPFGFNYHDIKQNTQVWFDLRIGKVTCSIIGYLVGLAGEKEHLHYLTCIKNKIDPNKVKPRKFASFTRGQQFESEAIKAFVSETKLPVTSCGFFYPPK; translated from the coding sequence ATGAAGGGCCACTGTCAGTGTTCTGTGGGACTCTCTGGATTATGCTGTCTTGTCATTTGCCTGCTGATCTTCTTGGAGCATTACACCAGTCATAGAGTTAAATTTATTACTCTGACTTGCACACAAAAAATTCAGAAGTGGCACAGAAAAGGTGTAACAAAGCAAACTGAGCTATGTCATGTACCTCTGTCCAGCTTCCGAAATGTTCGGTCATCCAGAAAGACACTGGACAGTTCTTGCGCCaaaagaaagatgaatttttcaaacGACCAAGCCTTGACAGATGAATTGGTGGAAAAAAGTGATTGGTCAAAACGTGATGTCAATGAAATGGTGTCTAGACTTAAAACTGGAATTCAAGAAACTGGAGTTAATGTTGAGAGCCATATCTATGACCAGCTAAAAAAATTTGATGTGAAATCTGGCCTTTTTCAGCAGCttcattataattataattacagATTGAAAAATGCCCTTCAAGATCACAACTATGCAAAGGATTGCTGGTATGATGAGCAAgttttgaaaccaaatttttcagTGAATAATGGTGATGTCTGGCATGCTCCATTGCTCCTGGACAATAACATTACTGAAGATCTGAACAATGAAGATCATCAGCTTGTCACAGTAATGCTAGCACCAGCTGAGGATCAATATGTACCCAGTGCCCCTGTAACAAAGAATCAGCCAATGTATGAACATGAAACAGTAAATGTGTATGTTAAGCAATTAGAAGGTATTGTTGAGGCTGCGAAGGGTAATCTGGTTAGTGAGGAGGGGGAAAATACTCAAGAAAAAGGTACCACAAAGGAAAACCAGTTTGAGCTGTTTGTTTCAGTTCCTCCCATGGAAGAGGTAAACCCATTTGGTTTTAATTATCATGACATTAAACAAAATACCCAAGTTTGGTTTGATCTTCGTATTGGAAAAGTTACCTGCAGTATAATAGGTTATCTGGTTGGGCTTGCTGGGGAAAAAGAGCATTTACATTACTTGACAtgcatcaaaaacaaaattgaccCCAACAAAGTAAAGCCAAGGAAATTTGCTAGTTTTACTAGAGGCCAGCAGTTTGAGAGTGAAGCTATCAAAGCCTTTGTGAGTGAAACAAAACTCCCAGTCACTTCCTGTGGTTTTTTTTACCCACCCAAATGA